The Rhizoctonia solani chromosome 14, complete sequence genome has a segment encoding these proteins:
- a CDS encoding Retrotransposon gag protein, translating into MPGLGAMGETSLTSPQIQSGWSAPSSRTHTPAPAAVPPHVYSPMSFDQMSDRELLDMVAQNMIVLKKEFSQLQGAYEAQGDQLALLRAELEEHREQSRNQHIFYSNQIQGAAASIQVVQDHLIHLSPSCSTAPPPPPPPAGTSTATNIPPAPITSSSDLKFAKPNKFSGKKEDALNFIIACQAYIRAKGANRSHKEKILWVTSYFEGAAEDWVRPYKERKVFRGEVVPLLEDIDVFWAEFTKHYVDTNRDEKYQQKWNNLRQKASVQEYTREFQQYSVSLGYSDETLRNKYYDGLKNEIKDIMLSTMFQWRRATAQQVYDKAEEIANHIESTRLSNPSVSTTRITSTAVPTSTSNPTPTRTRLNVGDNVYMIDPTTRRAKKGAITSIVRTTSGNMPNVRWNGETKDTMIPFPSLKKDKRPAAAASVKPIIAPIPIPAANTKGLGPMDLDGRGFSNLTCHICGGKGHFARSCPSKPMSGHVANIEWSWERPKEESRIEVVSDEEELGKGKAKAD; encoded by the coding sequence atgcctggtttgggcgcGATGGGAGAAACTAGTCTGACTTCCCCCCAAATCCAATCGGGGTGGTCTGCCCCTTCTTCACGTACTCATACTCCTGCacctgcggctgtgccgcctcatgtatattctcCCATGTCTTTTGATCAAATGTCGGATCGTGAACTTCTTGATATGGTCGCacaaaatatgattgtattAAAAAAGGAATTTTCGCAACTACAAGGAGCCTATGAGGCACAAGGGGACCAATTAGCTCTATTAAGGGCTGAATTAGAAGAACATCGCGAGCAATCGCGTAATCAACATATATTTTATTCCaaccaaatccaaggagcaGCTGCTTCTATACAAGTGGTGCAAGACCATCTTATTCATCTTTCCCCTTCTTGTTCCACAGCtcctcctccaccacctccacctgctggCACCAGTACAGCCACAAATATCCCTCCTGCTCCCATAACGTCTTCCTCCGATCTAaaatttgccaagccaaACAAGTTCAGTGGCAAAAAAGAAGATGCTCTAAATTTCATCATCGCTTGTCAGGCTTACATAAGGGCCAAAGGAGCAAACCGTTCCCACAAAGAAAaaattttgtgggttacatcATACTTCGAGGGTGCAGCTGAAGACTGGGTCCGTCCAtataaggaaaggaaggtgttcagggGAGAAGTAGTCCCCTTATTGGAGGATATCGATGTCTTCTGGGCCGAATTTACTAAGCATTACGTAGACACAAACCGTGATGAAAAGTACCAACAAAAATGGAATAATTTGCGGCAGAAAGCTTCGGTTCAGGAATATACTAGGGAATTCCAGCAGTACTCGGTTTCTCTTGGTTACAGTGATGAGACCTTGCGCAATAAGTACTATGATGGCCTGAAAAATGAAatcaaggacatcatgctATCtactatgttccaatggcgtcgCGCCACAGCCCAACAGGTCTATGACAAGGCAGAGGAAATTGCCAATCACATTGAATCCACTCGCCTATCCAACCCCTCAGTTTCCACTACTCGTATCACGTCAACTGCCgtccccacttccacctctaatcccactcccactcgtaCTCGTCTGAATGTAGGGGATAATGTTTATATGATCGACCCAACTACTcgccgcgccaagaaaggcgccaTCACTTCCATTGTTCGCACAACTTCTGGCAATATGCCCAATGTCAGGTGGAATGGGGAAACCAAAGACACGATGATCCCATTCCCCTCCCTCAAAAAGGACAAACGCCCCGCTGCGGCTGCATCTGTTAAACCAATCATCGCTCCTATTCCTATTCCTGCCGCAAACACAAAGGGTCTGGGccccatggatcttgatggaaggggcTTTTCAAACCTCACCTGCCATATATGCGGTGGCAAGGGACATTTTGCGCGCAGCTGCccttctaagcccatgtctggacatgtggctaatattgaatggtcttgggaaaggcctaaagaagaaagtcgTATTGAAGTAGtttctgatgaggaagagttgggaaaaggaaaagccaaggccgactaa
- a CDS encoding Retrotransposable element Tf2 protein, whose product MSWLKKHNPQISWEKHTLIFNSLYCSNNCLAIPAVLELKAVEEIPLPYQEFSKVFSEEESSKLPPHRPYNIAIELLPDAKPQHGPIYSLGPREDTELRETIEKQLKAGLICPSKSPMASPILFVKKKNGKLRMCVDYRRLNSMTKKNAYPLPLPQNLIEKLQGAKIFSKFDLRAGYNLVRIKEGNEWKTAFKTKYGLFEYLVMPFGLTNAPAAFQDMMNEIFRDLLDVYVIIYLDDILVFSLNEKDHEAHVREVLKRLQDNDLFCNIEKCHFHVKKIDYLGFIISEFGIEVDQSKVTDALNWSTPKNVKNIQEFLGFVNFYRRFIPNFGNMARPLYNLLKKDSSWRWESAEQQSFDGLKKCLTSAPLLLQPDTTRQFYVECDALDYATGAILSQRNSEGKLAPVAYLSKSLSPAKKNYNIFDKELLAVIRAFKEWRHLLEGSELPVQVLTDHKNLEYFSTSQSLNKRQIRWANFLVDYNFQIIYRPGAQNKKADILSRRYDLIPLEGGVENQVLLKPELFISSITPDQEINDLIGKAIYEDNRLREILQKLQNKEKVIDWELKEGLLWYQGKIFVPKDETIRNLILESRHDALATGHPGQARTLELISRNYYWPSLKKFVNSYVSHCETCIRSKPTNQVPTGLLKPLQIPERPWEDIAYNMIVGLPVSEGFDAILTVIDRFSKMVHFIPTQSTASAIDVANLFITYVWKLHGLPRSTVSDRGPTFNAKFIRHLYKRLDIKPTYSTAYHPQTDGQTERIQREAEIFIRMFGNHCQSDWVSLLPLAEFALNNLKQTSTGKSPFQICYGYNPRFTVGQKSDESVPNADEHAEFLEKGYDEVKAALSMSQERMKHFYDQRHKEEEGIQVGDKAWLSHQNISTDRPSIKLSHKKLGPYLVIEKIGSHAYKLQLPHTMRIHPVFHINLLTKFRPDPHGRDPLQPAPIITEEGEEEYKVEKILDSKWKGQGKTKKLWYLVKWKGYDEGSNSWEPIDNVGNAQEALEEFHKEHPDAVGA is encoded by the coding sequence atgtcatggttgaaaaaacacaatccccaaatttcgtgggaaaaacatacactcATTTTTAATTCCTTGTATTGTTCCAACAACTGTCTAGCCATACCTGCGGTTCTAGAACTTAAAGCAGTAGAGGAAATCCCGTTACCTTACCAAGAATTTTCTAAAGTTTtttctgaggaagaatcGTCTAAATTGCCGCCTCATCGCCCTTACAATATTGCTATTGAATTACTCCCTGATGCAAAACCTCAacatggccccatatataGTCTAGGTCCCAGGGAAGATACAGAACTTAGGGAAACCATCGAAAAGCAACTAAAAGCGGGGTTGATTTGTCCATCTAAATCCCCCATGGCTTCCCCAatattatttgtcaaaaagaagaACGGGAAATTACGCATGTGCGTAGACTATCGACGATTgaatagcatgaccaagaagaacgctTATCCCCTGCCCTTGCCACAAAACCTTATTGAGAAACTACAAGGTGCTAAGAtctttagtaaatttgatcttaGGGCAGGCTACAACTTAGTCcgaatcaaagaaggcaatgaatggaaaaccgctttcAAAACTAAATACGGAttatttgaatacttggttatgccttttggattgaCAAATGCGCCGGCAGCCTTTCAGGACATGATGAACGAAATATTCAGAGATCTCTTGGACGTTTATGTCATCATCTACTTGGACGATATTCTAGTCTTCTCTCTGAATGAAAAAGATCATGAAGCCCATGTGCGAGAGGTACTTAAAAGGCTACAGGATAATGACCTTTTCTGCAATATTGagaaatgccatttccacgtcaagaAAATCGATTATCTAGGGTTTATCATATCTGAATTTGGTATAGAAGTTGATCAATCAAAAGTCACAGACGCCCTGaattggtcaacacctaagaatgtcaaaaacatccaagaattcttaggatttgtgaacttcTATAGACGGTTTATCCCTAATTTTGGAAATATGGCACGACCACTGTACAATTTGCTCAAGAAAGATAGTAGTTGGAGATGGGAATCAGCAGAACAGCAATCTTTTGACGGCCTTAAAAAATGTCTTACTTCAGCGCCCTTGCTTTTACAACCTGACACCACAAGACAATTTTATGTGGAATGTGACGCATTGGATTATGCCACTGGAGCAATACTATCCCAACGCAACTCTGAAGGGAAATTGGCTCCAGTAGCCTATCTGTCCAAATCCTTATCCCCTGCCAAAAAAAATTACaatatctttgacaaggaattgttGGCggtcattagggcatttaaagaatggcgTCATTTACTGGAAGGATCAGAGttaccagtccaagttctaacaGATCATAAGAATTTGGAGTATTTCTCTACGTCACAATCCCTGAACAAACGTCAAATTCGATGGGCAAATTTCTTAGTAGACTACAATTTTCAGATTATCTACAGGCCTGGAGCACAGAACAAGAAGGCAGACATCCTCTCAAGACGCTACGATTtgataccccttgaagggggggtagagaaccaagttctctTAAAACCGGAACTTTTCATTTCATCCATTACTCCGGATCAAGAAATCAATGATCTAATTGGCAAGGCAATCTATGAGGATAACCGCCTTAGGGAAATTCTGCAGAAACTCCAGAACAAAGAAAAAGTCATAGATTGGGAATTGAAAGAGGGCTTACTGTGGTATCAAGGGAAAATATTTGTACCAAAGGATGAAACCATCAGAAATCTCATTTTGGAATCCAGGCACGACGCATTAGCCACAGGTcatccaggacaagccaGAACATTGGAACTTATCTCCAGAAATTATTACTGGCCATCCCTGAAGAAATTTGTGAACTCTTACGTCAGTCATTGCGAGACATGCATCCGGTCCAAACCTACAAATCAAGTTCCCACAGGCCTATTAAAACCATTACAAATCCCTGAACGGCCCTGGGAAGATATAGcatacaacatgattgtaggactACCAGTTTCAGAAGGCTTTGATGCTATCCTTACCGTCATTGATCGATTTTCAAAAATGGTACACTTTATCcccacccaatccacagcATCCGCCATCGACGTTGCCAATTTATTCATCACGTATGTATGGAAACTACATGGTTTACCCAGGAGCACAGTTTCAGACAGGGGTCCCACATTTAACGCCAAATTCATTCGTCATTTGtataaaaggctggacattAAGCCAACATATTCCACGGCATATCATCCACAAACAGACGGACAGACAGAACGCATCCAAAGGGAAGCTGAAATCTTCATACGTATGTTTGGTAATCATTGTCAATCAGACTGGGTGTCACTATTGCCATTGGCCGAATTTGCCTTAAACAATTTAAAACAAACTTCCACAGGGAAATCCCCATTCCAAATATGTTATGGCTATAACCCAAGATTTACAGTGGGACAAAAGTCAGACGAATCAGTCCCAAACGCAGATGAACATGCGGAATTCTTGGAAAAGGGCtatgatgaagtcaaggcaGCGTTATCAATGtcccaagaaaggatgaaacacttctatgatcaacgtcacaaggaggaagaagggATTCAAGTAGGGGACAAAGCTTGGCTAAGTCATCAAAATATATCCACTGATAGACCATCTATCAAGTTGAGCCACAAAAAGTTAGGCCCCTACTTGgtaattgaaaaaattggTTCACATGCGTATAAGTTACAACTACCCCAcactatgcgcatacatccagtcttTCATATCAATCTCCTGACAAAATTCCGCCCCGACCCCCACGGACGTGATCCTCTTCAACCTGCACCAAtcatcacagaagaaggtgaagaggaatacaaagtagaaaaaatcctggatagcaagtggaaaggacaagggaaaacaaagAAGTTATGGTAcctggtcaaatggaaaggatatgacgAAGGAAgtaattcatgggaaccaatAGACAATGTGGGAAATGCACAAGAAGCTTTAGAAGAATTTCACAAGGAACACCCTgacgcagttggagcttga
- a CDS encoding Retrotransposable element Tf2 protein translates to MDSNKKPLLFLDIILRDYPTDPIKTLIDSGATSNFISPTLVEKLKIPKTLLENPRVVRMLDGTISQTGRIWHQVQLAVSANGHPHHIPFLVCPIGNTPAILGMTWLTSESPLIDWQQGLVTFPEQVQIASEEEADPDPLADLPTQYHEFARVFGKEEFKVLPPHREYDISIDLLPDAKLSPGPIYGMTDAESRALKQHIDEELATGKIRPSTSSAGAPVMFVKKADGSLRLVVDYRKLNEVTHKNVYPLPRQDDLMAKLRNAKLFTKLDLRWGYNNVRIKEGDEWKTAFRTKYGLFEYLVMPFGLTNAPAAFQHFMNDLFRDLIDVTVVIYLDDILIFSEDPEKHPEHVKEVLSRLMKNQLFCKLSKCHFHVTTVDYLGIVISPAGFSMDQKKIEAVTSWPQPKTVKQVQAFLGFVNYLRRFIPNFSAVARPLHNLTKKETPWSWGNLEEAAFQELKLLVTQSPVLIHSNPGLPYYLETDASGVAMGAILSQRGPDNRLHPIAYMSKSFSGAEANYDTHDKELLAIIKALEEWRIFLEATDKPIQVFTDHRNLEYWRQARTFNRRHARWRIFLSDFNFEIHYRPGKQSGKPDALSRRSDYVDTPPNPEVMLPAEVFANTSEEELNIVSEIRTKLRDDPSLEPIIKFLTEDADNAPLSIRKAYREYDWEEDLLWYRGKLVVPDSESTKDRLLREFHDSPLAGHPGQQRTLELLSRNYWWPGMKSSAKEWVECCPVCQANRQAHAPVIALKPLEVPPFPFHTISYDFITGFPKSQGHDAILVVIDSFSKFGHFIPTSKKVTAKGLADLFITHVWKLHRLPVKTISDRGTTFTGKFLRALYQQLGVKPAFSSAYHPESDGQTERVNQFIEFYLCSYVAADHLDWATWLPLAEYAYNNAKHASTGKTPFELVYGQNPIMNPSNIPANVPEADAVADTLAQEWKEAESALRMSKERMIRDKGTVPEYSVGEKVWLDGKNVELRTNSNKLDPKRLGPFKVIEKVSSHAYRLELPETLKIHDVFYVGLLSRSYESPSQPFPERPPPETIEGEEEYEVEQIIDSKQQRGKWFYLIKWKGYGPEDNSWEPEELLEHSQEEIKRFNQARLRKARDAAKSL, encoded by the coding sequence atgGACTCAAACAAGAAACCCTTACTCTTTCTTGATATAATACTGCGTGACTACCCGACGGACcctatcaaaaccctcattgactccggcgccacctccaattTTATATCCCCCACTCTAGTAGAAAAAttgaaaatcccaaaaaccctactcgaaaatccacgagtagtgaggatgttagatggtaccatatctcagactggtcgcatttggcaccaggttcaacttgcggtctcggccaatggccatccccaccacattcctttccttgtttgccccataggcaacaccccggctattCTTGGCATGACCTGGCTCACATCGGAATCCCCCCTAAtcgactggcaacagggacttgTCACATTCCCAGAACaggttcaaattgcctctgaggaagaagcggatccTGACCCCTTGGCAGACCTCCCTACccaataccatgagtttgcaagagtatttggcaaagaagaatttaaggtccttcccccccacagggaatatgacatttccATTGACCTTCTTcctgatgccaaactctcACCCGGACCCATTTATGGCATGACCGATGCAGAATCCAGGGcgctgaaacaacacattgacgaggagctggcaacaggcaaaatccgccctagtacctcctcagcaggcgccccagtcatgtttgtaaaaaaggcagatggctccctcagactggttgttgattatAGGAAGTTGAACGAGGTCACTCATAAAAATGTCTACCCTCTCCCCAGGCaagatgaccttatggccaaACTAAGGAATGCAAAACTCTTCACCAAGTTGGATCTTCGTTGGGGCTATAACAACGTCAGAATtaaagaaggagatgaatggaagacggcctttaGGACTAAGTATGGACTATTCGAATATctggtcatgccctttggtctcaccaacgccccggccgccttccaacatttcatgaatgacttgttcagggatctcattgacgtcacagtggtaatctacctggatgatatcctcatcttctcagaagaccccgAGAAGCACCCGGAACACGTTAAGGAAGTCCTATCAAGGCTAATGAAAAACCAGTTGTTTTGCAAGCTCTCtaaatgccacttccacgtcactacggTGGATTACttaggcattgtcatatccccagccggtttctccatggaccagaaaaagattgaggcagtcacgtcatggccacAGCCCAAGACGGTtaaacaagtccaggccttcctaggttttgtcaattacctccgccggtttatccccaacttcagtgCGGTCGCACGCCCTCTGCAtaatctcaccaaaaaggaaaccccttggtcatggggtaacctagaggaagcagcGTTCCAGGAATTAAAGCTTcttgtcacccagtcaccGGTCCTTATTCACTCCAACCCGGGCCTACCCTACTACCtcgaaacagacgcatcaggggtagcaatggGAGCAATACTCAGCCAGCGAGGCCCAGACAACCGGTTACACcccattgcctatatgtccaaatcattctcaggagcagaagccaattacgacacccacgataaggaactcctggcaataatcaaggcattagaagaatggcggatATTCCTAGAAGCTACAGACAAGccaatccaggtcttcacggatcacaggaacctggaatactggaggCAAGCCAGGACCTTCAACCGGAGGCACGccagatggcgcatattcctgagcgatttcaattttgaaatccattatcgcccagggaagcaatcagggaaaccagatgcactGTCCAGAAGGTCTGACTACGTAGATACGCCCCCAAacccagaagtcatgctaccagcggaagtatttgccaacacgtcagaagaggaactcaATATTGTCTCAGAAATCCGCACCAAACTCAGGGATGACCCGTCACTTGAACCCATCATCAAgttcctcacagaagacgcGGACAACGCACCTCTGTCAATTCGAAAGGCCTACAGGGaatatgattgggaagaagacctattatggtaccgcggaaaGTTGGTGGTTCCAGACTCAGAATCCACAAAAGACCGGCtactcagggaattccacgactcaccgctggcaggacacccagggcaACAACGTACACTTGAACTGTTAAGTCGcaattactggtggccagggatgaaGTCCTCCGCCAAAGagtgggtagaatgttgccccgtatgccaagccaaccggcAAGCCCATGCACCGGTCATTGCGCTGAAACCTTTGGAAGTCCCCCCGTTCCCGtttcacaccatctcctaCGATTTCATCACTGGGTTCCCCAAGTCACAGGGTCACGACGCTATCTTAGTGGTGATTGATtcattctccaagtttgggcacttcatccccacctCCAAGAAAGTTACCGCCAAAGGCCTTGCAGATCTTTTCATCAcccatgtgtggaaacttcACAGATTACCGGTCAAAACAATCTCTGACCGCGGAACCACCTTCACTGGAAAGTTCTTAAGGGCCCTCTACCAAcaacttggagtcaaaccagCCTTCTCCTCTGCGTACCACCCCGaatcagatggacagacagaaagggtgaaccagttcattgagttttaCCTATGCTCCTACGTAGCCGCCGACCATTTGGATTGGGCCACTTGGCTACCTTTGGCTGAgtacgcatacaacaacgccaaacaCGCGTCAACCGGAAAAACACCCTTTGAACTTGTCTATGGACAAAACCCAATCATGAACCCTTCCAACATCCCAGCCAAcgttccagaagcagatgcGGTAGCTGACACGTTagcccaagaatggaaagaggccGAATcagccctcagaatgagcaaagaacggatgaTCAGGGACAAGGGAACAGTACCGGAATATTCAGTAGGGGAGAaggtctggctagatggaaaaaacgtagaGCTTAGGACCAACTCAAATAAGCTGGACCCCAAACGACTAGGACCTTTCAAAGTCATCGAAAAGGTttccagccacgcctaccgtCTAGAATTACCggaaaccctgaaaatccatgatgtCTTCTACGTCGGGTTATTATCCAGAAGCTACGAATCTCCAAGTCAGCCGTTCCCAGAGcgacctccccctgaaacaatagagggagaagaggaatacgaagtagaacaaatcattgactcaaaGCAACAAagagggaaatggttttatctgattaaatggaaaggttacggcccagaagacaactcctgggaGCCCGAGGAACtattggaacacagccaggaggagatcaagcgcttcaatcaggctagactcagaaaggctcgtgacgccgccaagagcctttag
- a CDS encoding Retrotransposable element Tf2 protein: MSWLKKHNPQISWEKHTLVFNSSYCSNNCLSIPTVLELKAVEEIPIPYQEFSKVFSKEESSKLPPHRPYNIAIELLPDAKPRHGPIYSLGPREDAELKGTIEKQLKAGLIRPSKSPMASPILFVKKKNGKLRMCVDYRRLNSMTKKNVYPLPLPQNLIEKLQGAKIFSKFNLKSGYNLVRIKEGDEWKTAFKTKYGLFEYLVMPFGLTNAPAAFQDMMNEIFRDLLDVYVIIYLDDILVFSLNEKDHEIHVREVLKRLQDNDLFCNIEKCHFHVKKIDYLGFIISEFGIEVDQSKVTDAMNWSTPKNVKNIQEFLGFVNFYRQFIPDFGNLARPLYNLLKKDSPWKWELAEQQSFDSLKKCLTSAPLLLQPDTTKQFYIECNASDYATGAILSQRNPEGKLAPVAYLSKSLSPAEKNYDIFDKELLAVIRAFKEWRHLLEGSELPVQVLTDHKNLEYFSTSQSLNKLPLEGGVENQVLLKPELFIASITPDQEINDLIGKAIYKDDRLKEILHKLQNKEKILDWELKEGLLWYQRKIFVPKDNTIRNLILESRHDALAAGHPGQARTLELISRSYYWPSLKKFVNSYVSHCETCIRSKPTNQVPVGLLKPLQIPERPWEDIAYDMIVGLPVSEGFDAILTVIDRFSKMVHFIPTQSTASAIDIANLFITYIWKLHGLPRSTVSDRGPTFNAKFICHLYKRLDIKPTYSTAYHPQTDGQTERIQREAEIFIRMFGNHCQSDWVSLLPLAEFALNNLKQSSTGKSPFQICYGMNPRFSVGQKSDESIPNADEHAEFLEKGYDEVKAALLISQERMKHFYDQRHREEEGIQVGDKAWLSHQNISTDRPSIKLSHKKLGPYLVIEKIGSHAYKLQLPHTMRIHPVFHINLLTKFRPNPHGRNPPQPAPIITEEGEEEYEVERILDSKWKGRGKTRKLWYLVKWKGYDEGSNSWEPVDNVGNAQEALEEFYKEHPNAVGA; this comes from the exons atgtcGTGGCTAAAAAAacacaatccccaaatttCATGGGAAAAACACACGCTTGTTTTTAATTCATCATATTGTTCCAACAACTGCTTATCAATCCCTACCGTCTTGGAACTTAAAGCGGTGGAAGAAATCCCCATCCCTTACCAAGAATTTTCCAAGGTTTTTTCCAAGGAAGAATCATCCAAATTGCCACCTCACCGCCCTTACAATATTGCTATTGAATTGCTCCCTGACGCAAAACCCCGGcatggccccatatataGTCTAGGACCAAGGGAAGATGCGGAACTGAAGGGAACTATAGAGAAACAACTTAAGGCTGGCCTGATTCGTCCCTCCAAATCTCCTATGGCTTCCCCAATTCTATTTGTCAAGAAGAAGAATGGAAAGctacgcatgtgtgtggattatcgacgcctaaatagcatgaCTAAGAAGAATGTATACCCTCTACCGTTGCCACAAAACTTGATTGAGAAGCTACAAGGTGCAAAGATTTTTAGTAAATTCAATCTCAAGTCCGGATATAACTTAGTCCGAATTAAGGAaggcgatgaatggaaaacagccttcaagacaaaatacggactatttgagtacttggttatgccctttgggttaaCAAATGCGCCGGCGGCTTTTCAAGATATGATGAACgaaatattcagggacctTCTAGATGTTTATGTCATCATATACCTGGACGATATCCTAGTCTTCTCTTTGAACGAAAAAGATCATGAAATTCATGTGCGCGAAGTGCTAAAGAGGCTACAGGACAACGACCTCTTTTGTAATATTGaaaaatgccacttccatgtcaaaAAGATTGACTATCTAGGATTCATTATCTCGGAGTTTGGTATAGAAGTTGACCAATCTAAAGTCACGGATGCCATGaattggtcaacacctaagaatgtcaaaaacatccaagaattcttaggatttgtgaacttttATAGACAATTTATCCCCGATTTTGGTAACTTGGCACGACCCCTATACAATTTGCTCAAAAAGGACAGcccatggaaatgggaattggcggaacaacaatcctttgaTAGTTTAAAGAAATGCCTCACTTCAGCGCCATTACTCCTACAGCCGGATACAACAAAACAGTTCTACATAGAATGCAATGCATCGGACTATGCCACTGGAGCTATATTATCCCAACGCAACCCTGAAGGGAAACTAGCTCCAGTAGCCTATCTATCTAAGTCACTGTCCCCTGCTGAAAAGAATTATGACAtttttgacaaggaactattggcagtcattagggcatttaaagaatggcgccatttACTGGAAGGATCAGAGttaccagtccaagttctaacaGATCATAAGAATTTGGAGTATTTCTCTACGTCACAATCCCTGAATAAAC taccccttgaagggggggtagagaaccaggttctcctgaaaccggaactttttATTGCATCTATTACTCCGGATCAAGAGATCAATGACCTAATCGgcaaagctatctacaaggATGACCGTCTGAAAGAAATCCTGCacaaactccagaacaaggaaaagatCTTGGATTGGGAATTAAAAGAAGGGTTACTATGGTATCAGAgaaaaatctttgtacctaAAGACAATACCATTAGGAACCTTATTTTAGAATCTAGGCATGACGCCTTGGCGGcgggacacccaggacaagccaGAACATTAGAACTTATTTCCAGGagctactactggccatcgctgaaaaagtttgtcaattcttatgtcagccactgcgaaacctgtatcaggtccaaaccaacaaatcaagtacctgtaGGACTGCTAAAGCCACtgcaaattcctgaacgtcCTTGGGAAGACATAGCTTacgacatgattgtgggactacCGGTCTCAGAAGGCTTTGATGCCATCCTTACTGTCATTGACCGATTTTCAAAAATGGTTCACTTTATTCCTACCCAATCCACGGCGTCGGCcattgacattgccaacttATTCATTACATACATCTGGAAATTACATGGCCTTCCCAGGAGTACAGTTTCAGATAGAGGTCCTACATttaatgccaagtttatttGTCATCTATATAAAAGGCTAGACATTAAACCTACATATTCTACAGCCTATCATCCTCAAAcagatggtcaaacagaACGAATACAACGAGAGGCTGAGATCTTTATTCgaatgtttgggaatcattgtcaatCAGACTGGGTGTCATTACTACCCCTGGCCGAATTTGCTCTGAATAACCTGAAACAATCTTCCACGGGTAAATCTCCATTCCAGATTTGTTATGGCATGAATCCTCGATTCTCTGTGGGACAAAAGTCAGATGAATCCATCCCTAATGCAGATGAACATGCGGAATTCTTAGAAAAGGGCtatgatgaagtcaaggcagcgttattgatatcccaagaaaggatgaaacacttctatgatcaacgccacagggaagaagaaggaatTCAAGTAGGGGACAAAGCCTGGCTAAGTCATCAAAATATATCCACCGATAGACCATCCATCAAGCTTAGCCACAAAAAGCTAGGTCCCTATTTGgtaattgaaaaaattggatCGCACGCGTATAAATTACAATTACCCCAtaccatgcgcatacatccagtattTCACATAAACCTTTTAACAAAATTCCGCCCCAACCCTCATGGACGcaatcctcctcaacctgcacctattattacagaagaaggtgaagaggaatacgaagTGGAAAGAATCTTGGATAGCAAATGGAAGGGACGCGGAAAAACAAGAAAGTTATGGTACctagtcaaatggaaaggttatgacGAAGGAAgtaactcatgggaaccagtaGACAATGTGGGAAATGCCCAAGAAGCCTTAGAGGAATTTTATAAAGAACACCCCaatgcagttggagcttga